Genomic window (Chloroflexota bacterium):
TTCCCCCTTGCGGCAAGGCGTTCTCGGCGAAAAGTCCGAGAACGACGCTGAAGGCAAAGATGATGAAGATCCATAGCGTGCTTAGTCGGCGGCTGGTATCCATGATGGCTTCGCTCTCGGCTGCCATGAAGCGCTGCAACAGCCGCTGCGCGCCAAACGCCCCTTGCACTGTTGCTACCAAAAAGAGCACAAAGAGGAATACATTTACTGTATCGCCAATGGTACCGAAGGTATCGCCGAAGGAGTCTGCAATGCCTGCAGTCGGGTTGTCAGTGACCACGTACACGGCGACTGTCAGGACCACCACGCCAAGCAACGTAATAATGCTTTGAAAGACATCCGTGCGCGCGACCACCACGTAGCCACCGATGAAAATGTATGCCAGCACGACGAGTACTGTTATGAGTCCACCAACTGCGGTGCTCACACCGAACGCAATATTGAAGAGAATGCCGCCGGCCATGATACCCGCGCTCACATAGAAGAGTACGAACAGCAGCGTTAGGATGGCCGCGAGTACGCGTAAGACACCGGTGCGGTCATTGAAGCGCCGCTCCAAGAATTCCGGCAGGGTGAGCGCGTTTTGAGCGGCGTATGTAAAGCGGCGCAGCCGGGGCCCGATCAACTTCCAGGTTGCCCACAAGCCGATAATGATCGCGATTGCCATTCCCACAACCAAAAAGCGCAAACCGAAGGCAATCGCGGGCAGTATAAACAGCGCCCAACCGCGCTCTAATGACGAGCTCGCGCTCAGACCGGTTGTGATTGCGCCCACGCGCCTGCCTGCAAGCACGTGGTCCGCCATCTCTTGCGTTTGGTTGGTGCGGTAAAGCGAAATCCCTATGACTACGAGGACATAGACAATGAAGAATATAAGGAGCGATTGGTCTAACTGTGACACGGCATTTCCTCTTTCCTTGTACTACGTTGTATCACGAAAAGATGTGTATAGGGTACGGGGAGTCGGAGCGGCTGTCAAACTCTTTTCCGATCCCATTCAGAGTGCTGACACGCGGCCTTCCCGTCTGCTGGGTAGCAAAGAGATCTCGGTAAAATGTCATTAGCAGATGAGAGTTGCGTGACTCCGGCTGTGAGGGGTGGCAGAGCAACTCACCTCATCTCGCGCAGCACATGAATAAGAGTCTCGAGCCAACCGCCGGCCCATGTCTGCAAAGCAGAAGTCGCACAGGATCATGAGCCGCTGGGGATGATTGGTAAGACACTGCTACTGGGTGCATGCCGCAACGCGTTGGGTTGTCTTACGGTTTCCACACTCTTTGCAGCGACCTTGCCGATATACCAAAAAGGCGCTCACATTACCGCCCTAGGTGCCTTGCCCCTGCGCACCTGCCGGATGGATTGACCGCAATGCAGAGGCACAGAGACGCCGCTTCGGGCGCCGGCAAGACATGAGACTCGGGCACCTGCCCCGTGCTTGTGGGTGCCGCGCCTTCCGTCTAAGGTAGACGTATTGGGCGAGGCGGCCTCTTTACGCAAGCAGCCCTCTCATTTTGCCTCGCTGAGGTGGAGAATCGTGTTTACTTACACGCCACATGACCGGGAGCGCTTCCGGCCTGAAGAAGCCAAGGTCGCCGACGAGCGCGAAGAGTTCGAACGCGACCGCGCCCGCATAATTCACAGCGCCGCTTTCCGGCGGCTGCAAGGCAAGACGCAGGTATTCGGCGTGCGGTACGGCGATTTCTTTCGCACCCGGCTGACCCATTCATTAGAGGTGGCCCAAATCGGCAAAGGGCTGGCGATGCGGTTAGGCGTTGATTCTACGTTGGTGGAAGCGATTTGCCTGGCTCACGACATCGGTCATCCACCGTTCGGCCATTACGGTGAGCAGGTCTTGCGTGCCGGCATGACAGGGCATGGCAGCTTTGAGGCGAACGCGCAAAACTTGCGTGTTCTCACCCAACTCGAAGTGAAGTCGGACCGCTACGTGGGCCTCAATCTCACCCGCAGCGTCTTGGATGGTCTCCTGAAGTACAAAGCGCTCCACGGCTCGCAACCCAATCTGAGCAAGTCCTGCTACGCCGAGGATGCGCCCTTGCTCGCATGGGTCTGCGAGAATGGTTCGGCGGTGGAGCGTTCATTTGAGTGCCAGATCATGAATTGGGCCGATGACGTGGCGTATTCAGCGCACGATCTGGAAGACGGTATTCACGTCGGGATGATTACGTTGCAACACCTGCGGCGGCCTTCGAACCAAGATGCGGTCATGCAACGCGTGCGGGAAAGTGCCGAGGAACGCGGACACGCATGGTCGCCTGATGATGTAGTGCGAGAACTAGACTGGCTGGCTGCCCGCCTGATCGAGTTGGAAGGATTGCCCACGCCGCGGCACGCGCGTGCCGCGCTCAAGGGCTTGACCTCAGGCTTGATCAACGAGTTCGTACGCTGCGCTCAGGGTGCGCCACGGTTGGGATGGACAGACGGCCAGTCGG
Coding sequences:
- a CDS encoding deoxyguanosinetriphosphate triphosphohydrolase, with translation MFTYTPHDRERFRPEEAKVADEREEFERDRARIIHSAAFRRLQGKTQVFGVRYGDFFRTRLTHSLEVAQIGKGLAMRLGVDSTLVEAICLAHDIGHPPFGHYGEQVLRAGMTGHGSFEANAQNLRVLTQLEVKSDRYVGLNLTRSVLDGLLKYKALHGSQPNLSKSCYAEDAPLLAWVCENGSAVERSFECQIMNWADDVAYSAHDLEDGIHVGMITLQHLRRPSNQDAVMQRVRESAEERGHAWSPDDVVRELDWLAARLIELEGLPTPRHARAALKGLTSGLINEFVRCAQGAPRLGWTDGQSERYRYGLMVPDAQERRCEVLKQVAFVLVFAEPRVTTLAYRARHMVERLFAVFQDEASAAMYPLEFQDSFAAARDDAQRRRVACDYIATMTDFQAERTYQRLFVPGYESILDPLV